In Porites lutea chromosome 9, jaPorLute2.1, whole genome shotgun sequence, a single window of DNA contains:
- the LOC140948151 gene encoding QRFP-like peptide receptor yields the protein MENPGDGGNSTTNETSDWTCPLHQETVVTQVAKTLAYSIIIFLSLVGNSIVIITVWRNSSMRSVTNLFIANLAASDLLITILCMPNMITQVYLGFKWIFGAAICKIVVFFQSVSVGSSILTLLAISFDRFWAIVFPFKRRISFFIARIILVVIWVISLSVMAPFLYAQRVIVGSDGYEYCIEEWSPAFNPVTAPKDFTLILFTTLYAFPLLTMVVMYSVIVSKLWRRQIPGIRSTREDLRTRALRRKVVKMLMTVISLFCICWLPIYVYQFIWFFDPHKPPCFDSSLTFYFTSLLLGHANSAVNPYLYALFHRKYRQGFKATCTCTAIPDNIGFSRTYSRRKSSSTSSTWLTRSNRYSSSNRKFSSVLVMNHVSMRRDTVVQREKKATMLRKNSESYSGKLRRGP from the coding sequence ATGGAAAATCCTGGTGATGGTGGCAACTCGACAACAAATGAAACAAGCGATTGGACCTGCCCTTTACACCAAGAAACAGTGGTGACGCAAGTCGCAAAGACTCTCGCGTACTcaattatcatttttctttctctggtTGGAAACTCGATTGTTATAATTACCGTTTGGCGGAATAGCAGTATGCGAAGCGTCACAAATCTCTTCATAGCAAACCTGGCCGCAAGCGACCTGTTGATAACCATTCTCTGTATGCCTAATATGATAACACAAGTGTATCTGGGGTTTAAGTGGATCTTTGGCGCGGCCATTTGCAAGATTGTCGTGTTTTTCCAAAGCGTTTCTGTGGGAAGTTCAATTCTCACCCTTTTAGCTATTTCATTCGATCGCTTCTGGGCCATCGTATTCCCGTTTAAACGGCGAATTTCGTTCTTCATTGCCAGGATCATTTTGGTAGTGATATGGGTGATCTCTTTATCGGTTATGGCGCCATTTTTGTATGCCCAAAGGGTCATTGTTGGAAGCGATGGATATGAGTATTGTATTGAGGAATGGAGCCCGGCCTTTAATCCCGTTACCGCTCCAAAGGATTTCACCCTGATCCTGTTTACAACACTGTACGCCTTCCCACTACTTACAATGGTCGTGATGTATTCAGTTATTGTCTCTAAGTTATGGCGAAGACAGATACCGGGTATACGCTCGACTCGAGAAGACCTCAGAACTCGCGCGTTAAGGCGAAAAGTCGTGAAAATGTTGATGACTGTAATATCTTTGTTTTGCATTTGCTGGCTTCCAATCTACGTGTATCAGTTTATCTGGTTTTTTGACCCACACAAACCACCTTGTTTTGACTCCTCActaactttttattttacatcGCTTTTGTTGGGCCATGCTAATTCCGCTGTCAACCCATATTTGTACGCGTTATTTCATAGAAAATATCGACAGGGTTTCAAAGCGACCTGCACATGTACCGCGATTCCCGACAACATAGGGTTTAGCCGGACATACAGCAGAAGGAAAAGCTCATCAACGAGCTCTACTTGGTTGACAAGATCTAACAGATACTCTTCCTCCAATCGTAAATTTAGTTCTGTTTTAGTAATGAATCACGTATCTATGAGGCGTGATACAGTTGTACAGAGAGAGAAGAAAGCAACAATGTTACGTAAGAACTCGGAAAGCTATTCTGGAAAATTACGAAGGGGTCCATGA
- the LOC140948167 gene encoding uncharacterized protein encodes MSRPLGTCLIWSMVAALYIQCAKADIRIPCPSVQRDFYPGVAPQNSSPPYVLNVTDKDGRPLHDFHFIGSEVIHTISLSGKQTGNDTEKFVGFIINIYNDFTDEPSGDFVTPLPQGVKEEECHYEGRSYINEVVMNSTAKEWTNLQIQWKSPRKYPAGNIHIRASVIKEYGVYWDGINVTLHYECPTPGCYLPDGCPHGLARNKYGCITCECAGVAAITVQFSSLLFIAIALLYNFM; translated from the exons ATGTCACGCCCGTTGGGAACATGTCTGATATGGAGCATGGTAGCTGCTCTCTACATTCAGTGTGCCAAAGCAGACATCCGTATTCCCTGCCCAAGTGTGCAGAGGGACTTTTATCCCGGAGTTGCACCGCAGAATTCATCACCTCCTTATGTACTTAACGTGACTGATAAAGATGGTCGGCCTCTTCATGATTTTCATTTCATCGGTAGCGAAGTTATACACACAA TCTCGCTGAGTGGCAAGCAAACCGGAAATGACACAGAGAAGTTTGTGGGGTTCATCATCAACATATACAACGACTTTACGGATGAACCAAGTGGAGATTTTGTGACACCCTTGCCTCAGGGGGTAAAGGAAGAGGAATGTCACTACGAAGGCAGGTCTTACATT aatgAAGTGGTAATGAACTCTACTGCAAAGGAGTGGACTAACCTTCAAATCCAGTGGAAGTCTCCAAGGAAGTACCCAGCAGGAAACATCCACATAAG GGCCAGTGTGATTAAGGAGTACGGTGTTTACTGGGATGGAATCAACGTGACTTTACACT ATGAGTGCCCTACGCCCGGTTGTTATCTTCCTGATGGATGCCCACACGGTCTTGCTAGAAATAAATATGGATGCATAACATGTGAATGCGCAG